The following proteins come from a genomic window of Oricola thermophila:
- a CDS encoding YbaK/EbsC family protein, with protein MMETVTPKPGSSMERVANDAKRLGLEIELRVMDQSTRTAEEAAAACGCEVGQIVKSLVFENADTGALVLLLVSGRHNADLDYISERYGLNLKRCDGRRVREETGFAIGGVSPLGHKAPIATWMDESLLDYDTVWAAAGRPDSVFRVGSRALADTIGPEIIAVRATD; from the coding sequence ATGATGGAAACGGTGACACCGAAACCCGGATCGTCCATGGAGCGCGTCGCCAATGACGCGAAGCGGCTCGGCCTCGAAATCGAGCTGCGGGTGATGGACCAGTCGACGCGGACGGCCGAGGAAGCGGCGGCCGCATGCGGCTGCGAGGTCGGGCAGATCGTCAAGTCGCTGGTCTTCGAGAACGCCGATACCGGCGCGCTCGTCCTGTTGCTCGTTTCCGGGCGGCACAACGCTGATCTCGATTATATTTCAGAGCGATACGGGTTGAACTTGAAGCGATGTGACGGCCGCCGCGTGCGCGAGGAGACCGGCTTTGCCATCGGCGGTGTCTCTCCGCTCGGTCACAAGGCGCCGATCGCGACATGGATGGACGAGAGCCTGCTGGACTACGACACGGTCTGGGCGGCAGCCGGGCGACCGGATAGCGTCTTCCGTGTCGGGTCGCGGGCGCTGGCCGACACGATCGGGCCCGAGATCATCGCGGTGCGTGCCACCGATTAG
- the hflX gene encoding GTPase HflX → MEERSRAPTVAVVLEPDLRGQAGEPHRRSAAERLVEAEGLARAIDLDITHSAIVPVARPQPATLLGRGKVEEIAGVVKALEAGLVIVDHALTPVQQRNLEKEWNAKVLDRTALILEIFGRRAQTREGTLQVELAHLNYQRGRLVRSWTHLERQRGGAGFLGGPGETQIEADRRILRDKIKRIERELEAVRRTRTLHRSKRKKVPLPVVSLVGYTNAGKSTLFNRLTGAGVTAEDMLFATLDPTLRRVRLPGGTWIILSDTVGFISDLPTHLVAAFRATLEEVQEAEIVLHLRDISSDASREEASDVAQILSDLDVDPEDERHVIEVWNKIDSLDPVARADMLARAEGTVSGPAVIPVSAVTGEGIDRLLMEIEDRVSGALVVRRFSIPPDRYGDVAWLYDHGHVRHRESAEDGSIVVDVELTAENAAAFDRR, encoded by the coding sequence ATGGAAGAGCGGTCGCGCGCGCCGACCGTCGCGGTCGTTCTCGAGCCGGACCTGCGCGGCCAGGCGGGCGAACCGCATCGCCGCAGCGCCGCCGAGCGGCTTGTAGAGGCCGAGGGCCTTGCACGCGCTATCGACCTCGACATCACCCATAGCGCCATCGTGCCGGTTGCAAGGCCGCAGCCTGCCACGCTGCTGGGCCGCGGCAAGGTGGAGGAGATTGCCGGCGTCGTGAAGGCGCTGGAGGCCGGTCTCGTCATCGTGGACCATGCGCTGACACCGGTGCAGCAGCGCAATCTCGAAAAGGAATGGAACGCCAAGGTGCTCGACCGCACTGCCCTGATCCTCGAGATCTTCGGCAGGCGGGCGCAGACCAGGGAGGGCACGCTGCAGGTGGAGCTCGCCCATCTCAACTACCAGCGCGGCCGGCTGGTGCGGTCCTGGACCCACCTCGAACGCCAGCGCGGCGGCGCGGGATTTCTCGGTGGCCCCGGCGAAACCCAGATCGAGGCGGACCGGCGAATCCTGCGCGACAAGATCAAGCGGATCGAGCGGGAGCTGGAAGCAGTGCGCCGAACCCGCACGCTGCACCGATCGAAGCGGAAGAAGGTGCCGCTGCCCGTGGTCTCGCTGGTCGGCTACACCAATGCGGGCAAGTCGACGCTCTTCAACCGGCTGACCGGTGCCGGGGTGACGGCCGAGGACATGTTGTTCGCCACGCTCGACCCGACGCTTCGCCGCGTCAGGCTGCCGGGCGGCACATGGATCATCCTGTCGGACACGGTCGGCTTCATCTCCGATCTTCCGACTCATCTCGTGGCCGCGTTCCGCGCCACGCTGGAGGAAGTGCAGGAAGCCGAAATCGTGCTGCATTTGCGCGACATCTCCAGCGACGCATCGCGCGAGGAGGCGTCGGACGTCGCGCAGATCCTGAGCGATCTCGATGTCGACCCGGAAGACGAGCGTCACGTGATCGAGGTCTGGAACAAGATCGATTCGCTGGACCCGGTGGCGAGGGCCGACATGCTGGCGCGCGCCGAGGGGACGGTGAGCGGCCCGGCGGTGATCCCGGTCTCGGCCGTGACGGGCGAGGGAATCGACCGCCTGCTCATGGAAATCGAGGACCGGGTTTCCGGCGCGCTGGTCGTCCGCCGCTTCTCCATTCCGCCGGACCGCTATGGCGACGTGGCCTGGCTCTACGACCACGGCCATGTGCGGCACCGGGAGTCTGCCGAGGACGGCAGCATCGTCGTCGATGTCGAACTGACGGCGGAAAACGCGGCGGCGTTCGATCGCCGGTAG
- the trkA gene encoding Trk system potassium transporter TrkA, with translation MRVIICGAGQVGYGIAERLAAEANDVSVIDMSATLVQRIRDTLDVRGFVGHGSHPDVLAAAGADQADMIIAVTLYDEVNMTACQVAHSLFDVPTKIARIRSQSYLQAHYNNLFSREHLPIDVIISPEREVGDVVLRRIASPGATDIVQFAEGTVTMMAIECRDDCPVINTPLSQLTELFPDLSATVVGVWRNDRLFVPHSADQLLAHDLVYVIATRPQVKRTLSLFGHDEAEARRIIIAGGGNIGLYVAEQMEARQSRAKVKIIEGDHARAVTVADRLRRTVVLHGSALDQQVLVEADIEDSELMVSLTNDDQVNILSAVMAKSLGCQSTLALINDPSYQGFTEQLGIDAHINPRAVTISRVLQHVRRGRIRQVHSVQKGSAEVIEAEALETSPLVGVPLRELDLPEDIRIGAVYRDGEVLKPDGDTKIKAKDRVVIFAMSTAVRQVEQMFRVSLEFF, from the coding sequence ATGCGGGTAATCATCTGCGGCGCCGGCCAGGTCGGCTACGGCATTGCCGAGAGACTCGCCGCTGAAGCGAACGACGTGTCCGTCATAGACATGTCCGCCACGCTGGTGCAGCGAATCCGGGATACGCTTGATGTGCGCGGTTTTGTCGGTCACGGAAGCCATCCGGACGTGCTGGCCGCTGCCGGCGCGGATCAGGCGGACATGATCATCGCTGTGACGCTGTACGACGAAGTCAACATGACGGCCTGCCAGGTCGCCCATTCGCTTTTCGACGTGCCGACCAAGATCGCCCGGATCAGGTCGCAGAGCTATCTGCAGGCGCATTACAACAACCTGTTCTCCCGCGAACATCTGCCGATCGACGTGATCATTTCGCCGGAACGGGAAGTCGGAGACGTGGTCCTGCGCCGCATCGCCTCCCCCGGCGCAACGGACATCGTGCAGTTCGCCGAGGGCACCGTGACGATGATGGCCATCGAGTGCCGCGACGATTGCCCCGTCATCAACACGCCGCTCAGCCAGTTGACCGAGCTGTTTCCCGATCTTTCGGCGACGGTTGTCGGCGTGTGGCGCAACGACAGGCTGTTCGTGCCGCATTCCGCGGACCAACTGCTCGCACACGACCTGGTCTACGTCATCGCGACACGTCCGCAGGTCAAGCGAACGCTCAGCCTGTTCGGGCATGACGAGGCGGAAGCGCGGCGGATCATCATCGCGGGCGGCGGCAATATCGGCCTGTATGTCGCGGAGCAGATGGAGGCGCGCCAGTCCCGCGCCAAGGTGAAGATCATCGAGGGCGATCACGCCCGTGCCGTCACCGTTGCCGACCGGCTGCGCAGGACGGTCGTCCTGCATGGCAGCGCCCTTGACCAGCAAGTCCTTGTCGAGGCCGATATAGAGGACAGCGAACTGATGGTATCGCTCACCAACGACGACCAGGTGAACATCCTGTCGGCGGTGATGGCGAAGAGCCTAGGCTGCCAGTCGACGCTCGCCCTGATCAATGATCCGTCCTACCAGGGCTTCACGGAGCAGCTGGGGATCGACGCGCACATCAATCCGCGTGCGGTGACGATTTCGCGGGTGTTGCAACACGTTCGGCGCGGTCGCATACGGCAGGTCCACAGCGTGCAGAAGGGATCGGCGGAAGTGATCGAGGCCGAGGCGCTGGAAACGTCGCCGCTGGTCGGCGTGCCGTTGCGCGAACTGGATCTTCCCGAGGATATCCGTATCGGCGCCGTCTACCGGGACGGGGAGGTGCTCAAGCCGGACGGCGATACCAAGATCAAGGCAAAGGACCGCGTCGTCATTTTCGCGATGTCGACGGCGGTCCGCCAGGTCGAACAGATGTTCCGGGTCAGCCTCGAATTCTTCTGA
- a CDS encoding alkylphosphonate utilization protein → MSEETRDTNGTILADGDNVTVIKDLKVKGTSSTIKRGTLVKGIRLTGNPDEVECRVAKIKGLVLRTEFLKKA, encoded by the coding sequence ATGAGCGAAGAGACCCGCGACACCAACGGCACGATCCTGGCCGACGGCGACAATGTCACGGTCATAAAGGATCTGAAGGTCAAGGGCACCTCCTCGACCATCAAGCGCGGCACCCTGGTCAAGGGCATCCGGCTGACCGGCAACCCGGACGAGGTCGAATGCCGCGTCGCCAAGATCAAGGGGCTGGTGCTGCGCACCGAATTCCTGAAAAAGGCCTGA
- the mazG gene encoding nucleoside triphosphate pyrophosphohydrolase produces the protein MEPSRDISRLLEIMARLRDPETGCPWDVEQTFETIVPYTIEEAYEVADAIERGDMVDLPDELGDLLLQVVFHARMAEEAGHFDFGDVVEAITKKMIRRHPHVFGDESVRGRKLAKGMWEKIKAEEKAEKAARYAAARKAAGQSEGEPPSLLDDVPRALPALIRAIKLQRKAARVGFDWDTAPPILDKIEEEIGELREVMESGEQDKVREEYGDLLFALVNLGRHLDVEPEAALEAANLKFFTRFRYIEKALAAGGRDPAAATLDEMEALWQQAKTAARPDGGDSG, from the coding sequence ATGGAACCTTCCCGCGACATTTCCCGCCTGCTCGAGATCATGGCCCGGCTGCGCGACCCCGAGACCGGCTGCCCTTGGGACGTGGAACAGACCTTCGAGACGATCGTGCCCTACACGATCGAGGAGGCCTACGAGGTCGCCGACGCCATCGAGCGCGGCGACATGGTCGACCTGCCGGACGAGCTGGGCGACCTGCTTCTCCAGGTCGTGTTCCATGCGCGCATGGCCGAGGAGGCCGGCCATTTCGATTTCGGCGACGTGGTCGAGGCAATCACGAAAAAGATGATCCGTCGTCACCCCCACGTCTTTGGCGACGAGAGCGTGCGCGGCAGGAAGCTCGCCAAGGGCATGTGGGAGAAGATCAAGGCCGAGGAAAAGGCGGAAAAGGCGGCCCGTTATGCCGCGGCCCGCAAGGCCGCCGGCCAGTCGGAAGGGGAGCCCCCTTCCCTGCTGGACGACGTGCCGCGGGCCCTGCCCGCGCTGATCCGCGCCATCAAGCTGCAGCGCAAGGCCGCACGCGTCGGCTTCGACTGGGACACCGCGCCACCGATCCTCGACAAGATCGAGGAAGAGATCGGCGAGCTGCGCGAGGTGATGGAGTCCGGCGAGCAGGACAAGGTCCGCGAGGAATATGGCGACCTGCTCTTCGCGCTGGTCAATCTCGGCCGCCATCTCGACGTCGAACCGGAGGCCGCGCTGGAAGCCGCCAACCTGAAATTCTTCACCCGCTTCCGCTACATCGAAAAGGCGCTCGCCGCCGGAGGCCGTGACCCGGCCGCGGCCACGCTGGACGAGATGGAAGCGCTCTGGCAGCAGGCCAAGACCGCCGCACGGCCGGATGGCGGCGACTCCGGATAA
- a CDS encoding MBL fold metallo-hydrolase: MADTGKATMRFTVLGCGSSPGTPRLNGDWGNCNPHNPRNRRLRASLLVERIAADGTRTCVCIDTGPDFRQQMLNAEVRQLDGVVYTHPHADHIHGIDDLRTFVLWQKRLMDVWADDATYRRLEEGFGYCFETPPGSSYPPILKRHAIDHDKPFNVPGPGGDIEFLPLVQRHGSIHSLGFRIGSLAYCSDVSAFPDATLDRMRNLDVLIVDALQYREHPSHMSLEQALAVITELAPRRAYLTHMHIPLDYVTVKNETPDHVDPAHDGLVIELEER; encoded by the coding sequence ATGGCTGACACCGGCAAGGCCACGATGCGTTTCACGGTCCTGGGCTGCGGCTCGTCGCCGGGCACGCCGCGGCTCAACGGCGACTGGGGCAACTGCAATCCGCACAATCCGCGCAACCGCCGTCTGCGCGCGTCGCTTCTGGTCGAACGCATCGCGGCGGACGGCACGCGAACCTGCGTCTGCATCGACACCGGGCCGGACTTCCGCCAGCAAATGCTCAACGCCGAGGTCCGCCAGCTCGACGGCGTCGTCTACACCCATCCCCATGCCGACCACATCCATGGCATAGACGACCTGCGCACATTCGTGCTGTGGCAGAAGCGACTGATGGATGTCTGGGCCGACGACGCGACCTACCGGCGGCTGGAGGAGGGGTTCGGCTACTGCTTCGAGACGCCGCCCGGCAGTTCCTATCCGCCAATCCTGAAACGTCATGCCATAGACCACGACAAGCCGTTCAACGTGCCGGGACCGGGCGGGGATATTGAGTTCCTGCCGCTCGTCCAGCGGCACGGCTCCATCCATTCGCTGGGGTTCCGCATCGGGAGCCTGGCCTATTGCTCGGACGTCAGCGCCTTCCCGGACGCGACGCTGGACAGGATGCGCAACCTCGACGTGCTGATCGTCGATGCGCTTCAATACCGCGAACATCCGAGCCACATGTCGCTGGAACAGGCGCTCGCCGTGATCACCGAGCTGGCGCCCAGGCGCGCATACCTGACCCACATGCACATTCCGCTCGACTACGTGACGGTGAAGAACGAGACGCCCGATCACGTCGACCCGGCCCATGACGGCCTTGTCATCGAACTGGAGGAGCGATGA
- a CDS encoding RNA polymerase sigma-70 factor, translating into MAASTQPEFDSIRPRLFGIAYRMLGSASEAEDMVQDAWLRWHGARRDAVDDPEAYLVRTVTRLCLDHLKSARVRRETYVGEWLPEPLPTGDGPAELFEAISFAFLVALERLTPPERAAYLLHEVFGYSHAEVGAILERSPEACRQLHMRAGRALRADRPRFDADPREHRRLLDGFVAACRAQDLDGLVALLSADVVARSDGGGRVRTARRSVHGADAVSRLFIGLARNAAGGLAFDIRAINGRPAVVATRDGRPVSVIQISVAGGRIAAIDSVLNPDKLAAVATALPADPPGIIG; encoded by the coding sequence ATGGCCGCGTCCACGCAACCGGAATTCGACAGCATCAGGCCGCGCCTGTTCGGCATCGCGTACCGCATGCTGGGCTCGGCCAGCGAGGCCGAGGACATGGTGCAGGACGCCTGGCTGCGCTGGCACGGCGCGCGGCGCGATGCGGTGGACGATCCCGAGGCCTATCTCGTCCGCACCGTGACGCGGCTGTGTCTCGACCACCTGAAATCCGCCCGGGTCCGGCGCGAGACCTATGTCGGCGAATGGCTGCCCGAGCCGCTGCCGACCGGCGACGGGCCGGCGGAACTGTTCGAGGCGATCTCCTTCGCCTTCCTGGTCGCGCTGGAGCGGCTGACGCCGCCGGAGCGCGCGGCTTACCTGCTGCACGAGGTGTTCGGATATTCCCATGCGGAAGTCGGCGCGATCCTGGAGCGCAGTCCCGAGGCGTGCCGGCAGCTTCACATGCGCGCCGGGCGGGCGTTGCGCGCGGACCGGCCGCGCTTCGACGCCGATCCGCGGGAGCACCGGCGTCTGCTCGACGGTTTCGTGGCGGCCTGCCGGGCGCAGGACCTCGACGGGCTCGTGGCGCTGCTGTCGGCGGATGTCGTCGCGCGGTCGGACGGCGGCGGCCGGGTCCGTACGGCGCGACGCTCCGTGCATGGCGCCGACGCCGTTTCGCGGTTGTTCATCGGTCTGGCGCGCAACGCGGCCGGCGGCCTGGCGTTCGACATCCGCGCCATCAACGGCCGGCCGGCCGTGGTGGCGACGCGGGATGGGCGGCCGGTATCGGTCATCCAGATCAGCGTCGCCGGCGGCAGGATCGCCGCCATCGACTCGGTGCTGAACCCGGACAAGCTCGCGGCGGTGGCAACCGCGCTTCCGGCCGATCCGCCGGGCATCATCGGCTAG
- a CDS encoding TrkH family potassium uptake protein: MRTVIFLIGFAAALFFGSLVAPILIGLAFGEKVAVIRLSVLASTGAFVSIVTTAATLGYRHVLTPNRLILSMVVVWAIVSLIGATPFVLVLDMEFGRALFESVSGLTTTGASTLVAREAMPQSMLFWRLQLEWIGGFMTLASLFLVLSPLAVGGLPRRAMASEWRADLSDDRDGGVEHLKRYTPLLAAYVGVSVAVFLAYIASGADTLGAAHLTMTSVSTGGFNPNETELESHYGPATLVVMAFVMALAATSVFWQRYDLSNPLRVIWRNREAWWVGGFIAALTLLYVLAFRSVGGLRNVQDFGGVLAESFFAAASVVATSGHEMRPGVIALLPEILVFSVAFLGAAVFSTASGLKIHRLGAMLVQSRRELNLLIYPSSITPTRIARADYDERSIVETWPVLILTLVVLAVGIFLLAGGSGTFESAMLSAMALLVNAGPLYEAYIPAAALPELWPGYRDFTAFERYAGCAIMLLGRLEFIAVFAILNLKYWLSR; this comes from the coding sequence GTGCGGACCGTCATCTTCCTCATCGGATTCGCGGCGGCGCTCTTCTTCGGCTCGCTGGTCGCGCCGATATTGATCGGACTGGCCTTCGGCGAGAAGGTGGCCGTCATCCGGCTGTCCGTCCTCGCGTCTACCGGCGCCTTCGTTTCCATCGTGACGACGGCGGCAACGCTAGGATACCGGCACGTGCTTACCCCGAATCGCCTGATCCTCTCGATGGTCGTCGTCTGGGCAATCGTCTCGTTGATCGGCGCAACGCCATTTGTCCTCGTGCTGGACATGGAATTCGGCCGGGCCCTTTTCGAAAGCGTTTCCGGGCTGACCACGACGGGGGCGTCGACCCTCGTCGCCCGCGAGGCGATGCCCCAGTCGATGCTGTTCTGGCGTCTCCAGCTGGAATGGATCGGCGGCTTCATGACCCTGGCGTCGCTCTTCCTGGTGCTTTCGCCGCTCGCGGTCGGCGGGCTGCCGCGGAGGGCAATGGCCTCGGAGTGGCGCGCCGATCTGTCCGACGACCGGGACGGGGGTGTGGAGCATCTGAAACGGTACACGCCGTTGCTTGCCGCCTATGTAGGTGTGTCCGTGGCCGTGTTCCTGGCCTACATAGCAAGCGGGGCGGATACGCTCGGTGCCGCGCATCTGACCATGACCAGCGTGTCCACCGGCGGCTTCAATCCCAACGAAACGGAACTGGAATCGCATTACGGTCCGGCGACCCTTGTCGTCATGGCCTTCGTGATGGCACTCGCCGCGACCAGCGTGTTCTGGCAGCGCTACGACCTGTCGAACCCGCTGCGGGTCATCTGGCGGAACCGCGAGGCGTGGTGGGTAGGCGGTTTCATCGCAGCTCTTACGCTGCTCTATGTACTGGCATTCCGGTCTGTCGGCGGGCTGCGGAACGTGCAGGACTTCGGTGGCGTTCTCGCCGAAAGCTTCTTCGCCGCCGCCTCCGTGGTGGCGACGTCGGGGCACGAGATGAGACCGGGCGTGATCGCGCTGCTGCCCGAGATCCTGGTCTTCTCGGTCGCGTTTCTCGGCGCCGCCGTGTTCTCTACGGCTTCCGGACTGAAGATCCACAGGCTCGGCGCGATGCTCGTGCAGTCCAGGCGCGAACTCAACCTGCTGATCTATCCCAGCTCGATTACGCCGACGCGCATCGCGCGCGCGGACTACGATGAACGGTCGATCGTCGAGACCTGGCCGGTACTCATCCTGACTCTCGTGGTCCTGGCGGTCGGCATATTCCTGCTCGCGGGCGGGTCGGGAACCTTCGAGTCGGCGATGCTCTCGGCGATGGCGCTCCTGGTCAATGCGGGGCCGCTCTACGAAGCGTATATTCCGGCCGCGGCCCTGCCTGAGCTTTGGCCGGGCTATCGCGACTTCACGGCCTTCGAGCGCTATGCCGGGTGCGCGATCATGCTGCTCGGGCGCCTGGAGTTCATCGCGGTGTTCGCGATCCTCAATCTCAAATACTGGTTGTCGCGCTGA
- a CDS encoding NAD(P)/FAD-dependent oxidoreductase has protein sequence MDIVIIGGGYAGVACALRLARKAGRGNRITLVNDSDGFVERIRLHQVAAGSGTARRALRPVLERAGVGLVVGRAEAINSGARSVRVDGRSLPWDRLVLALGSVPRRTGDGAAVLAPGESEAIAARLKEMRDGARVAVIGGGLTGIEAATEIKEAYPGLDVALLTRSPLGQGWSPAARTHLLAAFDRLGVRVEEGVHCGGDAPVPGADLTLAAAGFEIPALGRDAGLAVNGHDRVLVDPLLRSVSDPRIHAVGDCAVPVHDPGHALPMGCKSALPMGAQAGDNIAAECRGRAGRAFDFRLAFYCVSLGRRDGLIQWADRAGRPVGPVWTGRLAAHYKEFICRFTWRVLALESRGVPTVMGMRTGHAPRVPEGQVQAGAN, from the coding sequence ATGGATATAGTCATCATCGGCGGCGGCTATGCAGGCGTGGCCTGCGCCCTGCGGCTGGCGCGCAAGGCGGGCAGGGGGAACAGGATCACCCTCGTCAACGACAGCGATGGCTTTGTCGAGCGCATCAGGTTGCACCAGGTCGCGGCCGGGAGCGGAACGGCGCGGCGCGCGCTCCGCCCGGTGCTGGAACGGGCCGGCGTCGGGCTGGTCGTCGGCCGCGCTGAGGCGATCAACTCCGGGGCGCGCAGCGTGCGTGTGGACGGGCGGTCTCTGCCGTGGGACCGGCTCGTGCTGGCGCTCGGATCGGTGCCGAGGAGGACCGGCGACGGCGCGGCGGTGCTGGCGCCCGGCGAAAGCGAGGCGATTGCCGCCCGGCTGAAGGAGATGCGGGACGGCGCGCGGGTCGCCGTGATCGGCGGCGGGCTAACCGGCATCGAGGCGGCCACCGAGATCAAGGAGGCGTATCCCGGTCTCGATGTCGCGCTGCTGACCCGCTCGCCGCTGGGGCAGGGATGGTCGCCCGCCGCGCGGACCCATCTGCTGGCGGCCTTCGACCGGCTCGGCGTGCGCGTGGAGGAGGGCGTCCATTGCGGCGGCGACGCGCCGGTGCCGGGCGCCGACCTGACGCTGGCGGCGGCCGGATTCGAAATCCCGGCGCTCGGTCGCGACGCCGGCCTGGCGGTGAACGGGCACGACCGGGTGCTTGTCGATCCGCTTCTGCGCTCGGTGTCGGACCCGCGGATCCATGCGGTCGGCGACTGCGCCGTGCCGGTGCATGATCCGGGGCACGCTCTGCCCATGGGATGCAAGAGCGCGTTGCCCATGGGCGCGCAAGCCGGCGACAACATCGCCGCCGAGTGCCGGGGCCGGGCGGGGCGGGCCTTCGACTTCCGCCTTGCCTTTTACTGCGTCAGCCTCGGCCGCCGCGACGGGCTGATCCAGTGGGCGGACAGGGCGGGACGGCCGGTCGGGCCGGTGTGGACGGGCAGGCTCGCCGCGCACTACAAGGAGTTCATATGCCGCTTCACCTGGCGGGTGCTGGCGCTGGAATCGCGGGGCGTGCCGACCGTCATGGGCATGCGCACGGGGCACGCGCCCCGCGTTCCGGAGGGGCAGGTGCAGGCAGGGGCGAATTGA
- a CDS encoding D-amino-acid transaminase, with amino-acid sequence MSRIAYVNGQYRNHGDAMVHVEDRGYQFADGVYEVCEVARGYIMDMTRHLDRLARSLAELQMDWPVERDALVVIMREVVRRNRVHDGMVYLQVTRGVARRDHVFPASAKPSLVVTARSSDPQAATARAEEGIGVITVPENRWDRVDIKTVALLPNVLARQKAKESGAAEAWFVDGDGTVKEGAATNAWIVTGNGVLVTRPADFGILRGITRATVMDIAAREGLEVEERAFTVDEAKDAREAFITAATTVVMPVVRIDGAPVGDGRPGAVARALRDAFFDNAEKTPV; translated from the coding sequence GTGTCTCGCATCGCATATGTCAACGGCCAATACCGGAATCACGGGGACGCCATGGTCCATGTGGAGGACCGGGGCTACCAGTTCGCGGACGGCGTCTACGAGGTCTGCGAGGTGGCGCGCGGCTACATCATGGACATGACGCGCCATCTCGACCGGCTGGCGCGATCGCTGGCCGAGTTGCAGATGGACTGGCCGGTCGAGCGTGACGCGCTCGTCGTCATCATGCGCGAGGTTGTGCGGCGCAACCGGGTGCATGACGGCATGGTGTATCTCCAGGTGACGCGAGGCGTGGCGCGGCGCGACCACGTGTTTCCCGCATCGGCGAAGCCATCACTCGTCGTCACGGCGCGCAGCAGCGATCCGCAGGCCGCCACCGCCAGGGCGGAGGAGGGGATCGGCGTCATCACGGTGCCGGAGAACCGGTGGGACCGCGTGGACATCAAGACGGTGGCGCTTCTTCCCAACGTGCTGGCACGCCAGAAGGCCAAGGAATCCGGCGCCGCCGAAGCCTGGTTCGTGGACGGTGACGGCACGGTCAAGGAAGGCGCGGCGACCAATGCCTGGATCGTTACCGGCAATGGCGTGCTGGTGACGCGGCCCGCCGATTTCGGAATCCTGCGCGGCATCACGCGGGCAACCGTCATGGACATCGCCGCCCGGGAGGGGCTGGAGGTGGAGGAACGCGCCTTTACGGTCGACGAGGCCAAGGACGCGCGCGAAGCCTTCATAACCGCGGCGACGACCGTGGTCATGCCGGTGGTGCGAATCGACGGAGCGCCGGTCGGCGACGGCAGGCCCGGGGCGGTGGCCCGCGCCCTGCGCGACGCCTTCTTCGACAACGCGGAAAAGACGCCGGTATGA
- the hfq gene encoding RNA chaperone Hfq codes for MADRSQNLQDQFLNAVRKQKVPLTIFLVNGVKLTGVVTSFDNFCVLLRRDGHAQLVYKHAISTIMPGQPVNMFESEDAPAKTD; via the coding sequence ATGGCTGATCGCTCCCAGAACCTGCAAGACCAGTTTCTTAATGCTGTCAGAAAACAAAAGGTTCCGCTGACGATATTCCTCGTTAACGGTGTAAAACTCACCGGGGTCGTTACGTCATTCGACAATTTCTGCGTGCTGTTGCGGCGTGACGGGCATGCGCAGCTGGTGTATAAACACGCGATCTCGACCATCATGCCGGGCCAGCCGGTGAACATGTTCGAGAGCGAGGACGCACCGGCGAAAACCGATTGA